Genomic DNA from Niabella ginsenosidivorans:
TCCCCCTGTCTATAGAGCCCGGCTGTACAAAGGTTTGCGCCGCCCGTGCAGCCCAGAAATCTTCTGATTTTTTTTCCAGTTGATTTTGCTGGTACAGGGGAATGATACGGTTAATGAGAGGCTGCAACAACTCGTTGACTTCCTCCTGCGGCAGCTCCATGGCCATTTTGTACAGACCTTTGTATCCCTTCTTTTCAAACACGGGAATAAAAACATGCAGCGCTTCCACGGCCTGCAGTGTTGCCAGCAGTTCCTTTTCCGGCTTAAAACCATGCAGCAGGTAAAACTCACTGAGCGCTACCATTAATTCGGGCTTGTGGTTCTTGTCTTTATAATTCCTGTCCGGCGCATCTAATGCAATCCCCTTTTTATTTTCAAGTTCAAAGTCTATTGCCGCCTGCTCTTTTGAAGGGTGCACCTGTATGGATAGCATATCCCTCACATCCAAAACCTTCAGCAGATAAGGCATCCCGTTAAATAATTGCTTAACAGCGCTACCCAGCAGTTCCTCCGGATGTTCCTGAATATAATCGCGCAGCAACACCTCTCTCCCATCGTTCAGCCTGATGGTACATCCGGCTCCCGGGTGCACTCCCATCCAATACTCCGCAAAGGGCTTCATCTGCGGGTTTTCTATTTGCAGTAAGGCTGGGATAAATGAAACACCCCCCCAGTCATAATGTTTTACTTCTCCTTTTAACAGCGCCAGCTTTTGCATATAAAAAAATTCAGATTAACTTGGTGGTAAAGATAACTGAATGGCAACACATAATCAATTAGGAAAGGAAGGAGAAAATATTGCGGCTTCCTACCTGGCACAACGCGGGTATACGATCCTGTTCAAAAACTGGCGTTATTCGCATTATGAGATCGACATTATTGCTACCCGTAAAAACAAGCTCCACTTTATAGAAGTAAAAACCAGGAGCAGCAGCTATTACGGCTACCCGGAGGAAAGCGTTACCAAAAGAAAATTCAAATTCCTTCAGCAGGCAGCAGACGAGTTTTTATACCATAATCCCCAATACAAATGGATCCAGTATGACATCCTGTCCATCATTCATGTAAACAACAAATTACCGGAATTTTTTTTACTGGAAGATGTGTTCCTTTAAACAACGCAACACCAGCATTATACCCGTTTAAAGCAATCAAAAATGCTGCACGGTCGATTTTTACAGTATTATGAAGGCTATAACCACCAAAAGTTATTGCCGCTACCTCTCAAATCTGTAAATTAGCACCTGAAATTTTCCTATTACAAAAAAAGAAATAATGAAACTACAATCAATTTCGCTTGCAACTGTTCTTCTTGCTGCTGCGCTTGCTTCCTGTAAAAATGGCAACAATAAAACTGCTGAGGGCCAGGCTGGATCTTTTTGCAAAGATTCGGCCTGTATGACAGAACCGCTGCGCTTTGGTAGCCCAACCCCCGATAAACCCTTTGTAACGGTTTCCTTTAAAGACTGTAAAATAGATACTATACACTGGGAAAAAGGTAAAAAAGAAGGCGCTACAGATATCATATTCAAGGATTTTATTCCGAATGATGTGCGCCCGAGCAAATCCTATTTCAGCTGTGATGTGGTGGGTGATCAATATGCCTGGCTGAAATTTAATGACTGTTCAACAGGAAGGGGATACCTGATCAAGCTTCCGTTTGACAAGAAGGTAGCAACCAGCAAATATACCAGCGCTATTAATAATTTTGATCCAAAATTCAAAGTAGCAGATGGTTTGGTTTCTTATTTTGACAATACTTTTATTTATGTAGAGGATATCAATACCGGAAAAGTGGCACAAACCTTATTAACAGATACGGGTATTAAAGGGGTTGACTATGATGATATTCACTCCTTTATTGATACAGTCAATATTACAAGAAGCACTATTTATGCAAAATTGCATTACGATGGAAAAGAGATCGTGCACAACGATCCTTTAACCTTTAAATGATCCCTTAACCTTTTAGGGTCCTGCTTTGTTATAACAGAGCAGGATTTTTTTATATGTGGGAACCCTACAAAAAAAGCTTTCAGGCCTATCTGAAGTTGGAAAAATCGCTTTCTGACCATTCTACGGAAGCCTATCTGCATGATATTGATAAACTGACCGAATACCTGGAAAGCCAGTCGATCAGTAAAACGCCGGCTGCTGTAACACTGGACGATCTTCAGTCCTTTCTGGTATGGATTGCTGAGCTGGGCATGCAGCCTACCTCCCAGGCCAGGGTCATATCCGGCATCCGTGCTTTTTACAAGTTCTGCCTGCTGGAAAACATTGTGCAGCAGGATCCTGCCCTGTTACTGGAAGCACCCAGAACCAAACGTGCGCTCCCTGATGTTTTAAGTTTTGAGGAAATCGAAAAGATCCTTTCCTGTATTGACCTGAGCAAACCGGAAGGCACCCGTAATAAAGCCATTATTGAAACCCTGTACGGATGCGGGCTCCGGGTAAGCGAGCTGGTTAACCTGCGCCTTTCCCAATTGTACCTGGATGTTGGCTACATCCGTGTAATAGGAAAAGGCAATAAAGAGCGGCTGACCCCTATAGGAGATGCTGCATCAAAGTACATTAACATATACCTGCGGGAAATACGCAGCCATATAAAAGTAAAACCGGGTAATGAGGACATCGTTTTTTTAAATAAAAGGGGCACATTATTAAGCCGCGTAATGATTTTTCTGATCATTAGGGAACTTGCAGACCGGGCCCAGATCAAAAAAACGATTTCGCCCCACACCTTCCGGCATTCCTTTGCAACACACCTTATTGAAGGCGGCGCCAACCTGCGCGCAGTGCAGGAGATGCTGGGTCATGAAAGCATAACCACTACAGAGATCTATACGCACCTTGACAGGGAATTTCTGCGTAAAACGCTGGATCTGTACCATCCTTTATATAATACTTCCAGATGAGGAATATTATCCTATTTTCGTAACCCAAACACAAACAGATATGAAGCATATCCTGGTAACATTTTTTTTAGCAGGCGCCTTCCTGGCCAGCCGGTCACAGGTAAAAGTGCCGGCGGCAAGTTCCGCCCAAACCGTCAGACAGGATTTCGGTCTGGGCACTTTAGAATGGTCCTACAGCCGGCCTGGTCTTAAAGGCAGAACGCTCTATACAGATGTTGCCCCTGCCGGAAAGCTCTGGCGCACGGGCGCTAACAGTGCCACCACGCTTACTGTAAGCGATACCATAATTATTGGCGGCAAAACGATCGGAGCCGGAAAATATGGATTGCTTACGATCCCCGGCAGGAATTCCTGGACTGTGATCATCACAAAACAAACCAACGTAACCGCAGACCCTACTATATACAAAGAGGCTGAAGATGTAGTGCGTGTTCCTGTAAAACCGGTCACTGTCAATACCTCCACGGAAACATTTACCATTCAGCTGGCAGCCATAACCCCTGCCAGTGCAGAGCTGCAGCTCCTGTGGGGCAATGTAATGGTACCTATCCCTGTAAAGACGGATATAGACAAACGGATAATGGCTTCCATTAATGCTTCTATGCAATCTGCCAAGCCGGCTTATTTTGCAGCAGCCAATTATTATTATGACAATAATAAAGATCTTCAGCAGGCCATTGAATGGTACCGCAAGGCGGCTACAGCACAGCCTGATGCCTACTGGGTGCACTATTATTATGCAAGAGCCCTGGCAAAAGCGGGCAGAACAAAAGAAGCCCGCAGCACTGCTGAAAAATCAAAACAGCTGGCCGCTGAAAATCACAACCCTGATTACGTAAAATTAAACGAGCAATTACTTGCTACTTTGTAAACCCTAAAACACAGAATAATGAAAAAAACAGTTATACTATTAAGTGCCGCAATACTGCTGACCGGCACCTCCCTGTATGCCCAAACTATTACCCTGAAATTTAATCCGGATAACGGAAGTAAATACCAGAATACCACTACCAGCCAGATGAAGATGAACCAGACCGTCATGGGCCAGTCTATGGAAATACAAACAGCAACCCATATGGATCTGCAATATGCTTTTACAGATGCTGCACCAGACAAAAACCTGGAGATTACCTATGACAAAATGAACATGAACATGGAATTAATGGGGCAAAAAATGGAGTTTAACAGTGAAAGCGCTGATTCCGCGAATGCCGGCAATAAAACATTTAAGGCTATCAAAGGCTCAAAGATCAATGTTGTAATAGGAAGCGACGGGTCCGTAAAAAGTGTAAAGGGCACTGATGAGCTTGCAGCTAAAGCCGGTGCCGATAATGCGCAGGCAAAGCAATTGCTGAAACAGCTGTTCTCTGAGGCCGCACTAAAAAGCTCCTTTGAGCAAAGCCTTAAATTTTACCCTAACGATCCTGTAAAACAGGGAAGCACCTGGGCACTGACCACAAAAGTAGAAAGCCCGTATAATATGACCTTTCAGAACAATTATACGCTCAGCCAGATTAACGGCGATCGGAGCACAATCAATGTAGACGGCAAAGTAAGCACAGAAGGCGCCGCTAAATTTGAACAACAGGGCATGAGCATGGAAATAACGCTTGACGGAACCAATACCGGAACCTTAATGGTGAATAATAAGACCGGCATACCTGAAAGTTCAGACCTGGTGCAGCATTTAAAAGGGAAGGTCAATGCAATGGGCCAGGAAATCCCGGTTGAAATTGATATTGAATCCAAAAGCACTATTACCAAACAATAAGTCAGTCTTCAGTTATCAGTTTTTCAGAATGAACGGCCGGAGCCGCTCATTGAGTGCGTTCTGCAGATTTTTATATTCCGGATCAGCAGAGGTAGCCCAATGGAAACTGTTTGAGCCGTGATAGACATGTAGTTCAATAGAGCATCATATAGGAATCAATCCCGTCCCGGTATATGACCGGAAGTGAAGCTGCTATTTTTGATACCGGTTCATTATTATTTTACATCAATCTTATAATCCTTGGGCGGCGTGGCTCCTAAAAGGTGCTCAACAAAATAATCCCAGCGCCTGCGCATTACATATGCCCCATCTGCTCCGTAGCCATGCCGTGCATTAGGAAGCACCAGCAGGTCGAACGTTTTATTGGCTTTGATCAGTGCGTCTGCTACCAGATAGGTATTGTAAGGAGGCACATTATCATCCATTCCGCCGGTCACCAGCAACAATTTCCCCTGCAGGTTGCCGGCATAGATCTGGTTTGCCTGTTTTTCATAATTATCTCCTTCCAGCAAGCCGATATAACGCTCGCCCCAGTCATCTTCATAGCTACGATTATCATGGTTCCCGGATTCGGCTATTCCTGCTTTGAAAAACTCAGGGTACCTGAATAGTGCAGTAACTGTTGCAAAACCACCTCCGGAATGGCCCCAGATGCCCACCCTGTCCAGATCCATAAAAGGGTGTTTTGCCGCCAGTTGCTTTACGCCTGCTACCTGGTCCGGCAGGGTATTTTCTCCCATATGCCCGTAACAGGCATCATGAAAGGCTTTTGATCGGTTCGGGTTACAACTCCCCTCCAAACGCACAACAATAAAACCCAACTCAGCCAGGGCCTGGTAGTCGCCGGCGGCAGGATTGAAGGACCAGTTTCCGACGCTCCCACCCTGCGGGCCGGGGTAAATATAAACGACTACCGGATATTTTTTTGAAGTATCCAGCTGGGCGGGCCTGTACATAAGGCCATACAGATCAAATTGCCCATTGGCCGATCTTACCGAAAACAGCTCAGGCGCTGTCCAGCCCTTTGCCTTTAATTTTCCCAGGTCAACAGCCCCCAGTTCACTGATGGTTTTGCCCTTGCCAGTCTTAAGCTTTACAACCGGGGGTATAGCCGGGGCAGAGTACCTGTCAACAAAATAATTTCCGTCAGGGGAAAAGCTTACCGTATGGGTTCCCGGCTCTGTGGTCAGCGGTACCAGATGCTTTCCATTAAAATCAATTTTATAAAAATGGCTGTAATAGGGGTTTTCACCCGGTTCTTTTCCTTTTGCTTCAAAGATGATCTTTCGTTTAACAGGGTCTGCGCTCAGCAGTTGTGTTACCACAAAATCGCCCTTGGTGATCTGGTTCTTTAACTTACCGGTATTCAGATCATACAAATACAAATGCCCCCAGCCACTGCGCTCAGAGTACCAGATGAACTCATCCGTGCCTGGAAAAAATTGCCAGTTGATCATTCCCTGGCCCGATTCATATTGGGTAGGCACCTCTTCCTTAAAAACGGTACGTACGGCTCCTGTACCGGCGTCGGCCAAGCGGAAAACAGCTGTTTTATGATCGCGGCTTACAGATACAAAAGCCAGTTGCCGGCCATCTGCGCTCCATTGGGCATCTCCCAGTTCCCCGTCAACCGCAATATCATCGCTCAATGTTCCCCGGTGGTCATCAGGAGGCATCTTCAAACGTACCACAGCGGAGGATTCCACATCAATAATCACCCGGTGGATCCTGATCACAGCACTGTCGCCCGGCAGGGGGTATTTCCATTGTTCCAGCTCCGGCGCGCCCACTTTTGTGCGTACGAGGTACATATCCTTTACGTGGCGCTGGTCCTGCTGAAAAGTAGCGATCTTCCTGCTGTCGGGCGACCACAGAACAATCGGGGCGTCAGAATGCTTCCAGCCCGCATTATCTGTAGCATAACCAAAGTTCTCAATACCGTCTGTAGTCAGCTGTTTTTCGATACCCGTAGTAATATCTTTTACCCAAAGGTTCCAGTTTTTTATAAAAACAGCCTTTTTCCCATCCGGTGACACTGCCAATTTTACATCCGCTCTCCGCCGGTTTAAGGGCCGCTTTTCCTCCGGCGCTTTATTTGTCAGGATTTTGTCCGTTTTTTTTGCTAAAGGATCAATGATCACATACTGGTCAGATACGGGATCTTTATACCACAGCCTGCCATCCTCCGACCATTGGGGAGTGATGTTCTGCCTTGCAAATTCTTTTGCCACAGGCCCTGCAGACAGCCTGGTTACCGCCCGGTCGTAATCGGCAGTTGTTAGTGTCTTTTTATTCTGTGCCCCTACAACTATTGTCAGGAATAGAAAGCCGGCTAAAAAGAGGTATCGTTTCATAAACAATCAGTATTAATAAAAAAATAATCCGCCAAAATAGTTGATTTTTTCGGAAATTTGATTAGAATATAAATGTGCTTAATGTGCGTATTCCGCTTGAACGCTTATTTAACGTATATAGCAAAAGGCCACAAATGAAAAAATATTCCGGCGCTGTAAGGGTTTCGCTTTTGCTTTTGACTGTTTTTCTTTTAGGAAGCTGTCAGAAAAGCAAGGATACAACGCCTGTTTATTATAACCTGACCACCGTTTATGAAAACCCGCTTCCTGATCCGGTAACCATCCAGTACCTGAACGGTACCATTGATGCCAAAGGCGATACCACGATCCTCTACGAATTTGACAAGATCACCATTGATCCGAATTCCAGCACCCAGATCATGCAGGCCATCTGCGTGAAAGGCTGCCCGGAGCCTGGCACAATGGTTCCCAATATGGCAAGAATAACCATTGGCAGCCAGCAACGGACGGATGTAGACCGGAAATATATTTTATCTCATGACCCCGATCCTACCATTAATGATACGATCAATATTTTTAATGAAAAACAATGGTCTGTCTCTAAAATGAATTCAGGCGACATGATCAGGATCTATAAATTGACCCAGGATGATTATTTAAGAACAAAGTGAGCATCATAGCTTTAACAAAAGATTGGATGACCGCCTGATCGTGGAACACAAAGCCTTTCTATTTTTAATTTCAGATGTTACGCACCCTGTTCATATGTTCGCTGCTGTTGATTGCCGCAACTGCCCCTGCACAAACAAAAACCTATTTAAGAGGAAATATTTTCTTATATAGCAATGACACCCCTGTTCCCGGTGCTACCATTACCAACCTTACCACCAAACAGACTTCGATTTCCACTTCTGCCGGTACTTATGAAATCCCGGCATCCAATAAGGACATCGTGGTGTTTTCATCAACCGGCCTGAAAAGCGATACGGTTAAAGTGGAGGAGCAGCTTTTAAAAACCGGTTATGATGTAGGCCTGACTGTAGACGGAACAATGCTAAAAAATGTAACGGTGTCCAGCAATTACCAGCTTGATTCTATAAGACGCAGGAATGACTATGCCAGGATCTATGAAAAGCAGCCGGGCCTTACAGGAGGAAATACACCCCAGGCCGGAGCAGGGATTGTGTTAAGCCCTGTCAGCTTTTTTTCAAAAAAGGCCAGAAGGACCCGGCAGCTCAGAAAGCAATTGAACAAACAGGAAGAAGATGCCTATATCGATTATGTCTTTTCTCCCTTGTGGGTGAGCAAGCTGACCGGCTTAACAGGAGATTCGCTGCACCTGTTCCTTTACCAATACCGCCCTACCTATGAACAGGCAAGGGCGCTGGACCGGCCCAGCATGATTGCGTATATTAATGATAAATACAAAGAATTTACCCGCAAAAAAATTAAACGCGGTACGCTGTAAGACCATGAGGGAACGCATACTCTTGCTGATGGACAGGCCAAGCTGTTCCGGGCTGCCTGAAGTAATATAACATAGGCCCTGCTGCAGCCTGCAACAGACAAATTTGTACAATGCACCCTCTTTTTCCCATATTCTTCTTATTTTTAATAGGAAAATCTGCTTTTTATGAAGAAAATATACAGTTTGTTGACCTGCTTTATCTGCTTTCTTTTTGTATCAAACGCACAAGTAAAAAACAAGAATACAGCAGCTACCGTGCCTTCATTGGTAACTTCTGTAGAAGGGGTAAGTGAATACCGCCTGCCCAACGGCCTGCAGATCCTGCTGATACCAGATGCCTCCCAAACCAATGTTATTGTTAACATTGTGTACCATGTTGGCTCGCGCCATGAAGGTTATGGAGAAACAGGGATGGCCCACCTGTTGGAGCATATGCTCTTTAAAGGTTCTAAAAAGTTCTCAAGCATTAAGCAGACCATAGCTGACAAGGGGGCTTCTGCAAACGGCACTACCTGGTATGACCGTACCAACTATTTTGAAATACTCCCGGCCACCGACAGTAACCTGGTGTGGGCGCTGGATATGGAATCCGACAGGATGGTTAATTCTTTAATGCGCAATGAAGACCTTCAGAAAGAGTTTTCGGTAGTGCGCAATGAATTTGAAGCGGGAGAAAATGATCCCGGCGGCATCCTGACGGAGCGGATCCTTTCGTCCATGTACCTGTGGCATAATTATGGAAAATCCACCATCGGCAGCAAAGAAGATATTGAAAGAGTGCCTATTGATAACCTCAGGGCCTTCTATAAAAAATATTATCAACCGGATAATGCCACACTGATCGTTGGCGGAAAGTTTGACGAGAAGAAAACGCTGGCCTGGATCGGAAAATATTTTGGCGGGATACCGAAACCGGAACGTGTGCTGCAGGCTCCTTATACGGTAGAGCCGCCGCAGGATGGCGAACGTTTTGTAGAACTGAGGCGCAACGGTGATATGCAATACGTGGGTATGGCCTATCATACACCGGCTTACTCTGATAAGGATTATGTTGCCAATGATGCGGTGATCGAAATTTTAACCAATAACCCTTCCGGCGTTTTTTATAAGGCATTGGTTGATACAAAACGGGCTACCAAGGTTTCCGGATGGAGCCAGCAGTTGTATGACCCGGGCTTTACCTATTTCAGTTGTGATGTGCCCCTGGATAAAAACCTGGACAGCGCTAAAAATGCCTTTATAGCCAGTGCAGACGGGATTCCTTCCCTCAGCATTACTGAAGCAGATCTGGAGCGTGCAAAAAATACGCTTTCCAAACAGGTATTTAATACCCAGAACAATACGATTGGTTTTTGCGTGGCCCTTATTGAAATTATTGGCGCGGGCGACTGGCGGCTGTTTTACATTTACAGGGACCGGCTGGAAAAACTAACACTGGCAGATGTACAGGCTGTTTTAAAAAAATATTATCTCCCCAGCAACCGTACTTACGGAGTGTTCATACCCGACAGGTCAGCAGAGAAGAACCGCGTTACGGTTAATGACCGGCCGGATATTGCCACACTGGTAAAGGGCTACAAAGGCAAAGCAGTTACGGCACAAACAGAAAGCTTTGAAGCCAGTATTGAAAATATTAAAAAGAATACGGAGTATGGAACACTTGCCAACGGCATGAGATATGCACTGTTGAAAAAACCGGCAAAAGGAGATAAGATCCGCATACAGATTACTTTAAAAATAGGTTCGGAACAAAGCCTTACCGGCAAGGGCCTTATACCGGAATTAACGGCGCGCATGCTCAGAAACGGAACCACCAGTAAAAGTAAAAAGGAGATCAATGACCTGCTGGACAAGTTAAAAACCAATCTCAGCATCTACGGCCACGGGCCTTCTGTTGTTATTAATGTCAGCACTGATAAGGAAAATGCAGACGCCGCGCTGAACCTGCTGGCGGATATCCTGCTGCATCCGGCCTTTGATAAAGAAGAGTTTGACAAAATGATGCTGGAGGTAAAAGGCGAATACGAGTCCAACCAAAGTGATCCGCAATACCTGGCTTCTAATGCTGTGAACAAAAAAACGGCCCTGTATCCCAAAGGACATCCGTATTATCCCAATAGTATCAGCGAGGCCCTGGAAGCACTTCAAAAGGTAACGCCTGAGGATCTGCGGAATTTTTACCAGGATTTCTATGGAAGCAGTCATGGCTACGCTGCTTTTGTGGGCGCTATTGATAAAAAAGCCATCACCGCGTTCCTGGAAAGGAACCTGGCGGCCTTTAACAGCAGGCAACCCTATACTGAAATTGAAGAAAAGTATTTTGATGTAAAAGGCAGTCTTGAAGCTATTGATGTTCCGGATAAGAAGAATGCTGTTTGTGCCGGGGCAATAAATATACCGCTTAAAGAGTCTGCGGTTGATTTTCCTGCCTTGGAAATGGCGAACGAACTGTTGGGCGGCGGAGCCTTTCTTTCCTCCCGTATACCCCAGCGTTTAAGAGAAACAGATGGTATGAGCTATGGCGCCGGGTCCTACCTGGTGCCCAATTATAAATATCCTGCCTCTACATGGGGCGTATATGCCATATTTAACCCCGCTTATAAAAACAGGCTGGACAGTGCGCTGCATGAAGAGATCAGCAAGGCGATCGCTTCCGGGTTTAAAGAGGATGAATTTAAAAGATCCAGAGAAAGCTGGTTGCAGCAAAGAAGAACCAACTTAGGATTTGACAACTACCTTTCTTATCTGCTGTCATCTTTTATGCGGGACGAAAAGGACCTGAATTATTTTACAGACTATGAGAACAGGATAAAAAAGCTGACCCTGGGAGATGTGAATGCGGCATTAAAAAAATATATAGACCCGAAAAAAATAACGCTGATCTATGCAGGTGATTTCAATAAAAAATAATCCGCATAAGCGATCCGGTCAATGGAGGCAAGGTGACTGAAAGTAATGTCAGCCTGAGTTTGATGAAGGCTAACTCTTTGATTGTCTGTATTTCATCAGGCTGCCAATGACAGATCTGTTATTGTTTTAAAAATCAATCTTTCTTTTTGTCATGCCGTTCCGATAGTTCGGAATTGTTTCGGCATCTATTTATCGTTCACCTGGGCCCAGAAAATAAAAACAGGTCCGGGATGACATCTTTAGGTGCCCCTAAGGAGGATTGTCAATGCCTCATTAATTAGGTCCCCTATAAAAAACTCATATGACAGTCAAGGGATCTTTTTGGTCAACCCCCATTTTTATATACACAATCCTTTAAATGTATACCTTAGTATGCTCAAAACGGTTTTATGGCCAGAAAGGTATATAAGGGAGCAGTAAACAATAAGGAACGATCCATTCAGAAATTATTAGCATCAGTTGGGAAAGTTATCAGAGAAAAGGGGTACGCTGGTCTGACGGCCACCAATATAGCGCAACAGGCCGGGGTAAGCCGCAGGCTGATCTCAATGTACTTTGGCTCTGTGGATGAGCTTGTGGAAACTTATGTAAAAAGCAAGGATTACTGGGTAGCCGCTTCGGGCACTACAGTAATTACCCAGGAAAACAAAGAAGGGAACAATACCCGGCAGCTACTGGAGTCTTTATTATTAAACCAGCTCGATTTCTTTAATAGAAACGAGGAAATGCGGCAAATAATCCTGTGGGAGATCAGCCAGCGTACGGAAATCATGTATCACATTTGCAATGAGCGGGAACAACTGGGCAGCAGAATCTTTGAAATGACTGATAAAGAGTTAAAAGACCGCCCTGTGGATCTGCGCGCTGTTTCTGCGCTTCTGGTAGCCGGAATCTATTACATGGTGCTCCACTCAAAAACATCGGATAGCTTTTTCTGCGAAATTGATATTACCCTGCCTGAGGGACTTCAAAGGATCCGGGATGCAATCAAACAGATATTGAAATGGGTCTATGAAAAAGAAGCATAGCTTTTGAGACCCGGAAAATCAGCAGACAGAGCAGCAGGGCAATCCTTACCGGATGCCTGCAGGCTCAATAACCCAGCTTCTTACTATAAAAAAAGCGCGATCTGGATAAATCACGCCAGGTATTTTCATTGAGTCAGGCTAACATTTTCTGCTCCCGGTCATAAAGCCTGCACGCTTAAGCCTGCATATTATAGGCTGACCCGATTATAAGTTTTTCATCGAAAGCATCGGCCTTTAAAGATCAAAACACCTTTTCTTCTTTTAAAAGATCAGAAGCTTTGTTTTCCCATAATGTTTACAAACAATTGTATACAAATGTATGTATCAAATCTGTAATTTTCCCAATACCGGGAAAATTTTAAACTAATTTTATCAACCGGCCTTTCCGCTCATATTGCCGGAAAAAAAGACAGAACATGCTTCTTTGTAACCGGTCTCCGCAGTTTGCCGGTATATTTACCTACAGAAATCAGCTATTACTATAATTACTATAAAGGAAAGCAGTTATTAAAGATCCACTACAACCTGGTTGCGGGTAAGGTCGTCAAGTGTGTCGCGTTTACGGATCAGTTGCGCATTGCCTTTATAAACAATCACTTCCGCGGGGCGAAAGCGGGAATTAAAGGTAGAGGCCATTTCATAGCCATAGGCACCTGCATTATAAAATACCAGCAAGTCGCCTTCGCGTACTTCCGGCAATGGCCGTTCCCAGGCAAATGTATCAGTTTCACAAATATTCCCGACAACAGAATAGGCTTTAACCGGTCCGGATGGGTTGG
This window encodes:
- a CDS encoding M16 family metallopeptidase; protein product: MKKIYSLLTCFICFLFVSNAQVKNKNTAATVPSLVTSVEGVSEYRLPNGLQILLIPDASQTNVIVNIVYHVGSRHEGYGETGMAHLLEHMLFKGSKKFSSIKQTIADKGASANGTTWYDRTNYFEILPATDSNLVWALDMESDRMVNSLMRNEDLQKEFSVVRNEFEAGENDPGGILTERILSSMYLWHNYGKSTIGSKEDIERVPIDNLRAFYKKYYQPDNATLIVGGKFDEKKTLAWIGKYFGGIPKPERVLQAPYTVEPPQDGERFVELRRNGDMQYVGMAYHTPAYSDKDYVANDAVIEILTNNPSGVFYKALVDTKRATKVSGWSQQLYDPGFTYFSCDVPLDKNLDSAKNAFIASADGIPSLSITEADLERAKNTLSKQVFNTQNNTIGFCVALIEIIGAGDWRLFYIYRDRLEKLTLADVQAVLKKYYLPSNRTYGVFIPDRSAEKNRVTVNDRPDIATLVKGYKGKAVTAQTESFEASIENIKKNTEYGTLANGMRYALLKKPAKGDKIRIQITLKIGSEQSLTGKGLIPELTARMLRNGTTSKSKKEINDLLDKLKTNLSIYGHGPSVVINVSTDKENADAALNLLADILLHPAFDKEEFDKMMLEVKGEYESNQSDPQYLASNAVNKKTALYPKGHPYYPNSISEALEALQKVTPEDLRNFYQDFYGSSHGYAAFVGAIDKKAITAFLERNLAAFNSRQPYTEIEEKYFDVKGSLEAIDVPDKKNAVCAGAINIPLKESAVDFPALEMANELLGGGAFLSSRIPQRLRETDGMSYGAGSYLVPNYKYPASTWGVYAIFNPAYKNRLDSALHEEISKAIASGFKEDEFKRSRESWLQQRRTNLGFDNYLSYLLSSFMRDEKDLNYFTDYENRIKKLTLGDVNAALKKYIDPKKITLIYAGDFNKK
- a CDS encoding TetR/AcrR family transcriptional regulator → MARKVYKGAVNNKERSIQKLLASVGKVIREKGYAGLTATNIAQQAGVSRRLISMYFGSVDELVETYVKSKDYWVAASGTTVITQENKEGNNTRQLLESLLLNQLDFFNRNEEMRQIILWEISQRTEIMYHICNEREQLGSRIFEMTDKELKDRPVDLRAVSALLVAGIYYMVLHSKTSDSFFCEIDITLPEGLQRIRDAIKQILKWVYEKEA